In Corynebacterium nuruki S6-4, the following proteins share a genomic window:
- the rpsT gene encoding 30S ribosomal protein S20: protein MANIKQQKKRVLTNEKARQRNQAVRSRLHTESRKFRALVAAGDKEGAEKQLRVVSRLFDKAATKHVIHRNNAANKKSGLAAELNKLAAK from the coding sequence ATGGCTAACATCAAGCAGCAGAAGAAGCGCGTCCTCACCAACGAGAAGGCCCGCCAGCGCAACCAGGCCGTCCGCTCGCGCCTGCACACCGAGAGCCGCAAGTTCCGCGCTCTCGTCGCCGCCGGCGACAAGGAGGGTGCCGAGAAGCAGCTGCGCGTCGTCTCCCGCCTGTTCGACAAGGCCGCGACCAAGCACGTCATCCACCGCAACAACGCCGCCAACAAGAAGTCCGGCCTCGCCGCCGAGCTCAACAAGCTGGCCGCCAAGTAG
- a CDS encoding YdcF family protein, with protein sequence MTGVWIFGTVTVLLAVLTVWRIVREPRRVLHGLLLVATLVSLWLTLLAATWDGDGAGDAPALLFYGTIVVGLLLILGTGLFLIVNGLIVVHREGLGLSTLVPAVFGLLLVGIIVGLVTVVLFVGRGSDGHPWLGDLLVLVVLPLCAVPVGMLLVNLVGFILYSVLYGRIGRTTGADAVIVLGAGLDGDTVTPLLAARVDRGIRAWRDLAASGRSPLLVLSGGQGADEVVPEAVAMAGYAADRGMPREAMVLEDASTTTQENLVNSRELLAGRGATGRVVVVTSNYHAMRAASLTEELGIPATVVGARTASYFVPAGFLREFVAVVNRYRRRLLIVWLSLSALWLLLAGALLVIANAGQ encoded by the coding sequence ATGACCGGTGTCTGGATCTTCGGGACCGTGACCGTCCTGCTCGCGGTACTCACCGTGTGGCGTATCGTCCGTGAGCCGCGGCGGGTGCTCCACGGGCTGCTGCTCGTGGCCACACTGGTCTCCCTGTGGCTCACGCTGCTGGCGGCCACGTGGGACGGCGACGGTGCCGGCGACGCCCCGGCACTGCTGTTCTACGGGACCATCGTGGTGGGGCTGCTGCTCATCCTCGGCACCGGACTGTTCCTCATCGTCAACGGGCTCATCGTGGTCCACCGGGAGGGGCTGGGACTGTCCACACTGGTCCCGGCGGTGTTCGGGCTGCTGCTGGTGGGGATCATCGTCGGGCTCGTCACGGTGGTCCTGTTCGTCGGCCGGGGCTCCGACGGCCACCCGTGGCTCGGCGACCTGCTGGTCCTGGTGGTGCTGCCGTTGTGCGCCGTTCCGGTGGGCATGCTGCTGGTCAACCTCGTCGGCTTCATCCTCTACTCGGTGCTCTACGGCCGGATCGGCCGCACCACCGGGGCGGATGCGGTGATTGTCCTCGGTGCCGGACTCGACGGCGACACGGTCACCCCGTTGCTCGCCGCGCGGGTGGACCGCGGCATCCGGGCGTGGCGTGACCTGGCGGCGTCCGGCCGGTCCCCGCTGCTGGTCCTCTCCGGGGGTCAGGGTGCCGACGAGGTGGTGCCGGAGGCGGTGGCGATGGCCGGTTACGCCGCGGACCGGGGGATGCCGCGGGAGGCGATGGTGCTCGAGGACGCCTCGACGACGACGCAGGAGAACCTGGTGAACTCCCGGGAGCTGCTCGCCGGACGCGGGGCCACCGGGCGGGTCGTGGTGGTGACCAGCAACTACCATGCGATGCGGGCGGCGTCCCTCACCGAGGAACTGGGGATCCCCGCGACGGTGGTGGGGGCGCGGACGGCCTCGTATTTCGTGCCCGCGGGGTTCCTGCGGGAGTTCGTGGCGGTGGTGAACCGGTACCGGCGTCGGCTGCTGATCGTGTGGCTGTCCCTGTCGGCCCTGTGGCTGCTGTTGGCGGGTGCGCTGCTGGTCATCGCGAACGCGGGGCAGTGA